ATATGGCTAGATATAGTAGAAAGCAACTTATATGAACAACAAGACAAGTTAGATGACCAGAAACACGGATTTTACAAGTTTATGCATCAAACTAACCGTCACGTGCAAGTTCTTAGACTCCGGGTGTATTTACCTCCTTGAAGAATGGATACGGGTCGAGCAACTGAGATTTTGCCAATAATGACAATTCCCAAGTGACAAGAGGTGACAAGATGTGAACAGTGGCCAGTAGGAGTACCGGCCACATCAATCTGTATGCACTCTACATGCAAGATTTACCGGTGCAAAAGGAGGAGCATCATTGGCCACTTTCCTTCATCCCATAGCACGTTTGCACACGTCCCAGCAATTAAATTTGCGGTTACCAAAGCGCGCATTTGCACCTCATGAATGCTCCCCTTTAAAATCCGGCGGCATCATCAGCAGGCCATATATCTCCAGTTGCGGCTGCCATTTCCAATCCACATCCACACCGATGGAAAGCTTCAGGTCCTATGGAGAAGAAGGGGACGGCTGCTACTTTCAGAACTTGAAGCTTCATGAAGAGGACCACTGCTTCCTGGATTTCAGGTAGGTATCACTATTCAGCCCATCCACTGCGGCTGTGCAGCGTCTACTCTTCTTGTAGTTTCTTGTGCTGCTACATTACTGCATCACAATCCTTGGCATAAACTCCATCCTATGATACTGGTTTTCTTGTTGCGAGATGAacttttttcttcctcctttttgGAACTTCGATGAACTAGTACTTTTGTGCACTAGGAAGACAGCTTTCTTGAAGCTTTTGATCCAGGAATCGTTCTATCTTTTGCATGTACCTGCTTCGACAATGGAGTTTCGAGTACCTACTAGAGATCTCACTCTTCTACCCCACTCAGCATCTCTGTGATACTAGTACttctagtactactactactaccagtcAGAGCTGCCTCTTGCAAGGTACTACAAAAATCTTCGCACAAAGCATCATATCATCGTCAATCAAATATAAGTAGAAGTTTGCAGACTTCAAAGTTCCTATCTATCATTGCAGACGAGTTTGATGCCACCCTGTTCGAAGGCGACATCCTGAGCTTTTGGCCTGCCTTGCAAGAACGAGCTCATCTCAAGGAAGTGAAGCAGGAGCCGGACGGTGACGCCGCGGAGAAGAAGCACGACGGCTCGGGGGAAGCACTCTTCTCCTCCACCCAGCATCTCTGCACTAACACCACTACTGCACAGAGCTGCTTCTCGCAAGGTACCTGCAACAAGTCTTTGCACGGCGCATCATCATTGCGCATAGAAAGTTCGTTGGTTTCACGTTCTTTCTTCTGTCAATGTAGACCAGCAGGAGCTTGAAGCCCGCTTGGAAGTTCATATCATGAGCCTTTTGGCAGCCTTGGAAGGAGAACATCACGGTGGGGAGAAGGTAATGAAGGGCGAGGTAGGCCGCGACGCCGGGGAGAAGAAGCGCAATGGACCAGAGGAGAAGCCACTGCTGTCGTTCCAGCAGGTGTCGCGGTGCTTCTGCATGCCGATCAAGCAGGCGGCGGAGAAGCTCAATGTTGGGCTGACGCTCCTGAAGAGGCAGTGCCGGGAGCTCGGGATCCCGCGGTGGCCGCACCGGAAGTTGAAGAGCCTGGAGACGCTCATCAAGAATGCTCAGGTGTTCTTGCTAATTTCCCTTTTCGTCTGAAATTTCCGTCCCCTAAATTTCAAAATTGATTTTAGCCCATTTCTTCGCAAGTGGTGCGGTGCCTAGTATTTTTTTTGTTCCAGCATTTGAATTTGCGAAACCGGTGATTGATTATTTGCTGCAGGAGCTAGGGAAGCCTATGATTGAAGTGGAGATGCTGCGGCGGAAGAAGAAGCTGATCGAGGAGAGGCCTGGGCACATTGAGCTGGATGAGGTGACGAAGG
The sequence above is a segment of the Aegilops tauschii subsp. strangulata cultivar AL8/78 chromosome 6, Aet v6.0, whole genome shotgun sequence genome. Coding sequences within it:
- the LOC120965900 gene encoding uncharacterized protein, producing the protein MESFRSYGEEGDGCYFQNLKLHEEDHCFLDFSFEYLLEISLFYPTQHLCDTSTSSTTTTTSQSCLLQDEFDATLFEGDILSFWPALQERAHLKEVKQEPDGDAAEKKHDGSGEALFSSTQHLCTNTTTAQSCFSQDQQELEARLEVHIMSLLAALEGEHHGGEKVMKGEVGRDAGEKKRNGPEEKPLLSFQQVSRCFCMPIKQAAEKLNVGLTLLKRQCRELGIPRWPHRKLKSLETLIKNAQELGKPMIEVEMLRRKKKLIEERPGHIELDEVTKVLRQACFKEKFKRRRLMAMEG